The Nitrospirota bacterium genome has a window encoding:
- a CDS encoding sigma-70 family RNA polymerase sigma factor, producing the protein MKERDIFEEIIDVGKRRGVLTYDQINEALPSEYFSPDEIEDLMDLLQDMGVKVTDSVEDETPIEEELDEEPVEYEKTEDLVQAYFHSMGDISILTKDEETELAKRLEEGRNIIRDIVVAMPLYKNVEEQLALERELLGEEEEIEDQEVEEGEEEEKPDEALIKSLKILDERMREIESSDRKIGRHGNLKDLKKLINDKKKKEINPLKLNELAKEIQAKYKKVEAEIGIKIDELKEKWDRVARARSLVMEAKNELITRNLRLVVNIAKNYVGRGLPLLDLIQEGNIGLMKAVDKFKYEKGFKFSTYATWWIRQAITRALIDQTKTIRVPVHMMEFYNRVTKASRELTQALGREPSNEEIAKKLGVPTRKVEEVFRAIQDPIALQTPVGDEDTELEDFIGDKNSPSPYSDAERNEISDQILMILKTLTPKEEKVIRMRFGIGVDRDHTLEEVGRHLSITRERVRQIEAKALRNLAIAAERILLLFCLCYQISLCDGICALSDDCHGSRFLYFNYLY; encoded by the coding sequence TCCGTCTGAATACTTTTCTCCCGATGAAATAGAAGATCTCATGGACCTCCTGCAGGACATGGGGGTAAAGGTTACCGACTCGGTAGAGGATGAAACGCCCATCGAAGAGGAACTTGATGAAGAACCGGTTGAATACGAAAAAACCGAAGACCTCGTGCAGGCATATTTCCACTCTATGGGAGACATCTCTATCCTGACGAAGGATGAGGAAACCGAGCTTGCCAAGCGCCTGGAAGAGGGAAGAAATATCATCCGTGATATCGTTGTGGCAATGCCTCTCTACAAGAATGTAGAGGAGCAGCTTGCGCTTGAGCGTGAGCTGCTTGGCGAGGAAGAGGAGATCGAAGATCAAGAGGTTGAAGAGGGCGAAGAGGAAGAGAAGCCTGATGAGGCATTAATCAAGAGCCTGAAAATTCTCGACGAACGCATGCGAGAAATAGAATCTTCTGACCGAAAGATCGGTCGGCATGGAAATCTCAAAGACCTCAAGAAACTCATAAACGACAAGAAGAAGAAAGAAATCAATCCGCTGAAGCTTAACGAACTGGCAAAAGAGATACAGGCTAAATACAAAAAAGTTGAAGCGGAAATAGGAATCAAGATTGATGAGCTGAAAGAGAAATGGGACAGGGTTGCCAGGGCACGGTCGCTTGTTATGGAGGCGAAAAATGAGCTTATTACGCGAAACCTCCGTCTTGTAGTCAATATTGCAAAAAACTATGTTGGAAGAGGTCTTCCTCTCCTTGATCTTATTCAGGAAGGCAACATCGGACTGATGAAGGCGGTTGATAAGTTCAAGTATGAGAAAGGCTTCAAATTTTCGACCTATGCAACGTGGTGGATACGCCAGGCAATAACACGCGCACTTATTGACCAGACAAAAACCATACGTGTTCCCGTGCATATGATGGAGTTTTATAATCGTGTTACCAAGGCTTCGAGAGAGTTGACTCAGGCATTGGGCAGAGAGCCGAGCAATGAAGAGATTGCAAAGAAGCTGGGTGTTCCTACCCGGAAAGTTGAAGAGGTTTTCCGCGCGATACAGGATCCCATTGCGCTGCAGACTCCAGTTGGCGATGAAGACACAGAATTGGAAGACTTTATCGGCGATAAAAACAGTCCATCTCCCTATTCCGATGCTGAAAGAAACGAGATCTCTGATCAGATCCTAATGATTTTGAAGACGCTGACACCAAAAGAAGAAAAGGTGATCAGGATGAGATTTGGCATTGGTGTTGACAGGGATCATACCCTCGAAGAAGTCGGCAGACATCTTTCAATTACACGCGAACGAGTAAGACAAATAGAAGCAAAGGCCCTTAGAAATCTAGCGATTGCTGCAGAAAGGATACTTCTGCTTTTCTGCCTCTGTTATCAGATTTCCCTTTGTGATGGCATCTGTGCTTTGTCTGACGACTGCCACGGAAGTCGATTCCTGTACTTTAATTACCTGTATTAG